In Lolium rigidum isolate FL_2022 chromosome 3, APGP_CSIRO_Lrig_0.1, whole genome shotgun sequence, the genomic window AGTTGTGGAATCATATATCGTATTTCTATTTGTGGTGAGTACGGAAACTTAGTAATCTAAGACAAGAGAAGCAATTTACTATATGGCTATGTATCAGATTGCGAATGCAACAGCCAAGCTGTGTGTATTCAGTTCAGTCAGAGGTGAAAGCAGAGTCAGGGCGTTCTAATTATGTGACATAAGTCACCTTCGGTGTTGCAGGCTAAAAGCAGTATCATATTGACATATGTTCAACATCATGGGTTGGTTACATTAAATAATTAAAGGATGGCATGAAGGAAATTCACCTTATCACGTAAAAGTTAGCCTCTTATCAATTtctcaatatcatgcaaattccaAGTAGAATAATGCTTATGAGACTGCTACAAGAAAGAGAAGAATAATTATGTGAGTGGTATAAAAATAGTAAAATGTTTCTAAGCATATATATGTGCGTACATTGTAGGTCAATTGCAGGAGGGAGGCGACCATCATTAGCTAGGGAACTATTCTGGCTTGACAGAACCAATGGACATATTTTTTGCCCCACAACAACATCAATAGATTTTACAAGTTTGATTTCTCCATTTCTAATTGTCATTTTTATGCAATACTTATTAAAGTTATCTCCATTTTAAAGCACTTTATGTTAAATTAGGATTTCTCTATGGAGGCAAAACACAAATTTTTTGGCAATCAGACGTTGTTTTGTCGTGGCAGGGAAATTCTTTATAGactaatttttttaaataaaaatcaCCAATAACAACGCACGGGTTGTTGCAAGTAGCAACGGGACGGTGGATGGTTGGGCTTCTTGGCAACATCTTAGGCAATGGCATATGTGATGTCACATCATCATATGCCATGCGGCAGGGCAAAAGGGGTGTCGACTAGGACATTATGATCAAGGAAAACACATACATTCATTTCATGTTTTTTTCCTAGGTTGGTTTTTGTCGGCATGACAACAATTAAACAATGCaaatcccgttgcaacgcacgggtatttttcctAGTCATTAATAATGGAGACAATTTGATCGTGTACATGCTGGCAGATAAACTATTTTAACTACTGGTACTGTAATAAAAAAAAAGCAGGATGCAAGTTTTAAGAAATTTATGTGTTCATATCTTTTATTTTTCAGTACTAATTACTAAATGGTTTAGAGACTAAATATGTCCATACATACACAAAAGGGAATCCAACATTCCAATTGGACATATTTTAGTAAGATCAAACCTTATATCATCCTAAAACAAGCTTTTGGCCCTATTTAAGCCTAGCCCGAGTGAAGAACATGCCTGATTAAGCCTTAGCTCAGCCTAAGTCCAAGCTCAACCTACGAACAATCCAATGCCCAAGCTCAACCTCAACCCAACTTGAGAAGTGTTCAAGATGCTCTAATCTATCTGAGCAGATAAATGGGTATCACCTTGTAAATCAAACGGTCACATTCAGATGATGACATGGCATAGAGTATGATCCAGGTTAGTAGGCTGATATAGTTTAGCTAGAATAGGATGGGTAAACATGGTCCTAGAGTCAGGAGCATCTTGGTATGTCAGTTTAAAGCACCCAACTCAAATGCAGTAGTCGTACTCAACAACACCCTTTTTTTCTTGCCATTTCTAGGGGGAATAGACCAACAGCTACAGTTccagctactccctccgattcatattacttgatgctaatatagatgtatctaaacacaTTTTAATTGTCGATACCTCCATTttacatcaagtaatatggatcagagggagtactgaAAAGCACAATAGTTTTTTCAAGTACCAACTTCGATGGGTCTAGTGTATTTCATACTCACAGAAGTATCTCAAGCAAATACCCTCACCAAAATTACATACAGTAATGCAAATGGTACTGAAACATATATATTCAGTCTAACAACTGGCAAGTTAAGAAGGGCTAAAGACATACGATTTTCTTAACATGGGAGTTCAACCTCAAGCGAACAGAATTGTGGAAGTACGGTCAATTTCATGGTGCAAGGAAAAAAAGAGAGTATGATCTACAGATTAAGCACACAATCTAGCGGCAAATACCTATCTTCATTTCTCCTACAGAGATGATCGGAACAATAGATAGAATCAAACCCATCATCACAAATGGTCGCTGAAATTTCACTAATCTATCATCTTCTCTTGACCTATTAGATCACCACTAAACTTCCGCAAAACAACAAAGCTACACCTACGGACTCAAGATGTGGCACATCACACAGCTGTAGAGATGAGAACGTGCCCGCTTTTTCAGCAAGCAAACTAAACTACAACCAACCAAATCATCACACGTCAGTCCGTAAACTCTCCGTCCGTAAGTCGCATTATTGTCCACAAAAACAACTCGGAGCATGGCTTTGTAGCTACACTTCTGCAATCCAGCTATAAGTGGAGGCGTATGGCGACTGGCATCTAGTCCCCTTTCAAACCAATCAACCAAACACAAGTATACACAACTAATACCGTGACGATTTCGTACCAACATGATAAGCATACATATCCCCATGTGACTGAATCTGTACCGAATCAAGCGGCAGGGAACCCTAGAAACACACTGACAAATCGGAACAGGGTACAAAGCATGTAGAGCCTCGATTCACTCACGGATTTCTCGAAGCGGACGCGCTCCTCGGCGGTGCAGACCTCCGTCGTGCACATCAGCCTGTGCTCCTGCTTCCAGTAGATATCTGCACATCATCAGAAAAAAAACGCGAACCCATCATAATCAGAGGCTGAAAGCGAGGAGAATATCAGCTCCCCGCTGCGAATTCGCGTCCAGGGCACGCACCGAGCAGCTGGAAGGCCGCGAAGGGGAGCACGCAGGCGACGGGCTGCAGGATGAGCGAGGTGAGCCCCACGATCTGCGCCCGCACGGCCCGCGGCGCCGGGAGCGTGAGCAGcgcggccaccgccgcctccgccgccaccacgcACGCCAGGATCATCCACTGCAGCGCCATCggagccccctccctctctcgcTCGCTCGAGCCTGGATTCTGGAACCTTCTGGAAGTTGCTCGCGCGGCTGGAAGGGGCCTCGGTTTCTCCGATCTGTATGGTGTGTTCGCTGAATGAGTGCGCGTCTCGTATAGTCTCTCTCTGCGAATGAGGTGGATGGGACAGGTGGCGGATAAAAGTCGCGTCGGCTTCTTTCCTTCGCCTAGGCGATTTGCTTCGTCGGCAAGTGATTCGACGCGGTCGCTTTCTGGGCCTTTGCGATGGGCCTCTTAGTTGGGCTGAAAGCCTTTTTAGTAATTGGGCCAGGTTTTAGTGAAACCGACTTAATAATGCGCTAACTAAAACGGTAGCTGGGCTCCCGAGCGAACCGACGTGTACTGTGTTTTTCCTCCACGCTGCGCATCCTGCCGCCGAGCCGTCTCCGGTGCCAGCTGGGGTTTTAGCGCCGGGAAGAGGGGAACAAGATGAGCCGTAGCCTGGGGATCCCGGTGAAGCTGCTGCACGAGGCGGCGGGGCACGTGGTGACGGTGGAGCTCAAGACCGGCGAGGTGTACCGCGGCTCCATGCTCGACTGCGAGGACAACTGGAACTGCCAGCTCCACAACCCCACATTCACCGCCAAGGTACCCTACCCCTTGCCCTGCCTTCAGATCGGAGGCCGTAGCCCCTTCCGATTTCGTTGATCGGAGATTCCTTCCTGCGGTTGCTGTTGGGTAATTTCTCACCCTTTTTGTTTGTTGATTTGTAGGATGGGAGGGTGACCCAGCTAGAGCACGTCTTCATCAGAGGAGTCAGAGTTAGGTAAGTATTCAGGAACCCGGTAGGTTTGTGTGATGACAGTTGCTATCGAAGTTCTGCGGCCTAATtgattggttgttcttggttctgtgGTTTGGTATCGTTTCAGATTCATAATTATACCAGATATGCTGAGGAAGGCCAAGATGTTCGAGCGCTTGGAACCAAGGACTAAGGTTGGTGTGCTATCTTCACCTGTTTGGTattttgcatcagtagtagcaataCAAGTGGTGGCGTGGTTCATGATTTATGCTGATCTTTTATTCTGGTCTTATTTAGGGCAAAGGATCAGCTTTTGGAGTTGGCCGTGGGCGGGCGGTTGCGATGCGTGCTCGGGTAATGGCTGCTTTCTGTCATCATTATATGTTTCTTTTCACTAAGATTTGCTACTAATTAAAAACCATATTGGACATATATAGCCTGCGTGTTCCAAGTGGTGGGCAATTTGATCGACACAAACGTAGGAGCTAGTGCTTGGGGTTACCCTGCTACATAAACTTACTTGGCAGCCTGTTCAATATCTGGATGCCGAAgttgtttagggcatctccaacggggcgacgttaacggacgctgagcgaccgtttgcattCGCGGAGACAGAAAATGTGTCGggtccctgctccagcggggcgacacaaaGTGATCGCGCTGTCCGCGGCGACGTAAACCTGGCCTAAATATGCGGCAGATTTTCGTCTCCACGGACGCTGCACGGTCGCGCAAAGTGACCGCGTTGGTTGCATCCGGACCCGGTAGGAAGTACACCTTGCGCCGCGCACACTGCACATGGGACACCTCGTCTggccgcctgcggcgttcgagggtctcggccagagaggagtcccacagGACTCTCTTGgccaccgcctccaccttcgccgccgcctcctccgccgccatctGAGCGTggtagcgggccctgtccctagccgccgtcACGGCCGCATCGTCCCTGGCGGCAATGGCGTCCggcagctcccggttctcctgctcgacccgtgcgggagaagggcccctccgtGCGAGCGAATCCAGTTCGGGGCACATGTACCCTCGAGCCATGCCGACCGCATAGCtgcgggcttcctcctccgctgcctaAGCCTGACGGCGATGGGCGTCCCCAGCTAGGGTCTCGAACGACACGAGCAGAACCAGCTGGTCGCCAGCGCACTCAAAGCGGTTGGGTACGttgtcgtcgtcggcggcgatgtAGTGGATGAGAGCGTCCGCGGGTGGGGCCGCCGGCAATGGGGGGGCCACCATCTCCGCCCGCGTCTCCGCGAGCGCCACCCTGGCCTCGGCGAGCTCGGCACTGGCGTCAACGATTTTCGTCCTGGCCGCCGCGAGGCGCTGACGCCCTAGCACGCGCCCTGCCGTCtccgcctccgcaacctccgcctccgccgcctccaggtccagctgcttgGCCTGAAACGCGTCGGCGGCTAGCTActcgtcctcctccgggtggacttggcggcacatctgaacaaccTTATCCCAGCTAAGGTTGTGCTCGACCATGGATGAATgttagggtttagcttgaggtgtgtCTGTCACCCCcgtcggtgtccaccatatatagccacggcggggcgggaaacggcgttgccgCGCAGGTTGTTTCCCGCGCGAGCAAAACGCCGGCGAACGCGAATCGCGCCAATGTGTTGGGCAAGCGCGGGAACGACCGTCGTCACGCGGGAATcggtaatcgccggcggcaggcctcgacgggacattaAACCGCCATTAACGATCTTGATGTTGTCTACGCTACAAAAATGCGTCCGCACTGCTGGGATAccccggacgcaaacggtcgtccTGGGCCGCATGGCGTCCGCGGGCAGACGCAAACAGACACACGTGGAAATTTTGaacgtccaaaatgcgtcggcccgttggAATGCCCTTATAGAAACATATGAAATTACAATGCCCTCTTGAACGACTGGAAATTAGAAGTGTGCGCCGTACATTCATCTTTTCACGGGCAACATGGTAATTGTTAAAAGAAGTCGATGTATTGCTTAGAGTTTTTCCATATGCAGTGTGAATTTCGACTGCTTGGTTTTGCAGATGCACTGTTGAGTGTGTCAACGTTAAATGAAatgttatactccctccggttcaaataATTGCGCaaaaatgtctagatacattcatttttGGGCAAGTATTTTGAACAGGAGGGAGTACAAAAATCTATCTAGCTGATAGTCATTTCGAGTGTCAGTACTATTTTGATTAGTTACATACTGTTTCTCGAATTTCTTTCTGATGACAAATTCGTGCATAATTAACTTTAGATAAATTTTATGAATTGAAGTATTGCTCTGTATCTTCAGTTGCTGCCTAAAAAGTTCCAGTATTATTTTTAATGGGAAGAGTAAGGGACTGAGAAAGAATGTATCGCATAGATGACATGGTTGCGTGCCAAAACAGTTTGTTTGTGTTATCATTGTTGTGCATTCTTAACACCAGATTGTATTCGGGGACTAGAAAAGTAAAATATCTGTGTGGTGGAATGGAACTAATGAATAATTCAAGTACATGTTTTCTGTTCAGATCTAAGATCATTAGGCTGGTTCATAAAGTCCGCAATGAGGTTGAAATGCAATATAGTGATTAAACCCTTATTTTAACAGAGACAGAGTAGAGGGATATGATGCTAGGAAACTATGAGTTAGCTGTCTTGTGATAAATTCCTCCCATCAACTACTGTCATAAGGAAAATTGACATTATTGGCTTAGTTTTCCTTTTTTCCCATTATTATGTCCCACAAGTGAGGATTGTACAAAGGAATATGCTCAAATGTAGAAAAGGTACATGCTCACAAAATACTTCAGTCCTGACCTAAATTAGAGAGTGGGGTGTTTTTCGCAACGGTCTAGAGCGAATAAGTCCTCGGTAGCTTTGTGTCCACCTCTTTGTTTTGCGTTTGCACCAATTTTAAGCTTGAGATTTGGGTTGAATTCTAGGTCACTTATTCATAATTCATAGAGCCACTAAGGCTCTTCTTAAAACATGGATAAAATGTAGATAAATCATATCAAACCTCCCTTGTCTAGCTTCGCCCTTTTCTTTGTTCCATTTCTAGAGCAAATGTTGACCTGTGGGTTTAAATCCCTTCATATATAGAGAGAAACATAGATTTCTTTCCATGGATGGTGGGAGGGGTGTTTATTCGTGCGCATTgtcataaaaaattaaatgtccaATTAGCAAGTTCTTTCTGTTGTGGAACTTCCAGAAAGTTGCATATCCATCTTATCTCTAGAATGTTACATATACTGTGTGGAGCTGCACTTCAATTCTGATATATCATCTCCAGTTCTTAACTGTTTACCTACCAATTCATGTAGGCTGCTGGTGGCCGAGGTGGTGGCCCTGTTGGAAGGGGAGGCGCGCCTCCTATGAGGACGTAGATTTCTCTGGCTTTATCTGGTCAAGGAGTTTGTTGTCTTCAATATCAACATGTTGTTCGCTAGTGAAAAGTTCTAGTTGTCTCATGTTTTCCATTCGTCTGCATAAGCATAAGGTCTGTTGGTGTTGGTGTGATACTTTGATGTACTGATGTTAGATATGGTAGGTTTGATTGTGAGATATAGAAAGTGGAACATTGTCTTCACGTCCCTGATTTGTATGACTAGAAGTTTCAAAACATATTACTTTTTCTATCCTCAAGAGAATTTGATTAATTCTTCAGCAAACAGTTTAATCCTAACAATTGTGATTTGGAAGGTATTGACAACTCATTTGAAATGTCACTTTGAAATCTAAAATCTTAGTTAATATAAAGTGTATAGACACGATAACTTCCTTCATGATGTGCGCAAGAACAAAAATCAATGTAGTAACTTTCACGGAAGTATAATTTATCGAACCTATGGAGCTATGATCTGTCTTTTAGTTTTACCACGACTATGGTCTCTAGTCGCGTTTGCACTTCAATGGTAAAAGCTTGAGTTAGAAGAAATAACCTAGCGATGTTTGAGTCTTAGCTAGTTACTCCCAAAGTCGACGATCTAGGAGAGGAAGCTGGCTTCTATGATCGTTGCGCTCCATAACTATAGTAGCATCTACTTGGTACTAATCATAGATAGTTCTACCCAACAGGTTAGGCCGATAGCTCTACTGGATCCAGTAGAGCTATCGGTTATCCATAAATAATGTTTCTCTACTAGATGCGGTGTCAAATACTTTTTTTTACTAGTACTTTTGAGATTACTAAGGAAATGCATCAGGTTAGGCCGAGGAATGTGCATCATGGAGGCATAATTTCAAGCTGCAAATTTGAACATACATCAAGGAAATTTCTGAACATTCATGGACTGTATCGGCACCAAGaatcggttatccataacatcatACAAGAAACCTCCAAGAATAGGTGTTGGATACCTGCTTGCACGTCGAGGTTTGCCACACCCTGCAGATTGCCCCTGTGTAACCAGGAGCTGGAACACCTTTTGCTCCACTGTGTCATGGAAAGGGAGACATGGCATATCTTCTTGCAGCTGAGTGGCTTCTTCCAGAGTGAATGCCGGCCACGGATTTTAGGTTGATTGAGTGGTGGACCAACATGAGTGTGCGAGGTTGAGATAGGcatgtgaaagtgcatggagcccccatgtgtggttttggtaattaatgacaatccctatggactaatgtttgcattgagttatatttgtaggagttgtccataggcaattcttgaaccatatgttggcttcaaggttgcaataagaagaatttggtgaaggatatcaagtgtcaagtatgtcttgaagatgaagatgaagtgagccctcaagttacttcaagacatcaacatgatgaagaatgaagaaatgaagtgcaagttcaagatgagccatctcgaagaggtcctttgcttgagtcttgccatccatatggtgatcatggatatgcgaagatgcgccaaagaagaagctctcccatggtggactatgggggagcaatccacatggtggtcatggttatgtgaagatgcgccgaagaagaagctctcccatggtggattatgggggagcaatccacaagacttcgtcaagcaaacacaagcaagaaaggcgttccatcttgttgaggtcaagatcgtcgtcatcaagctcaagtggaatgcgcaagtataaggtttgctcttgatagggtttctttctcaccggtctcatagtgtagttggagaccggtttatagtttagttgtcgtactatcaagagggctctcgagtgagtaactcgatcgtatcattcggagagagctcaaacctttgcatccttgcatcatctttcttggttgttatttggaccttatccatgtgatgttttagagcttgtgcttattctcatgacaagctctagttcatcgaaaacggattttgcatagatcacttgttgcgttttcgagtttggttcatcatctttcttggttattttttggatcttatccatgtgatgatttagagcttgtgcttattctcatgacaagctctagttcatcaagaatggtttttgcacggacaacttgttgcattttcaagattggaggttttaccggtatgtcttttttagataggtcaaacctttcatcatttgtttctatcctcccttgttggactatgatggtttcctgcatgatcttttagagcttgttcctagctttaaaacaagcccaagatcatcaaaatcggagtccggatgctaaagttatgtccgtttcagtttgatgtttctgccagttttcaggggggcggatattccggcccaagtttggggcggataatccggccccccggaaaaatctggtttttggacaaatccgggcaaatatccggccaaatgtccggcccccatcctgagagcagttttctcatgtccttagccgtttttcggggcccggatattttgcaaatatccggcccggaaaatccggcctgagctgacccaaacggtcatatttcgatgggagggggtatttaagcccccttcttcctccttgggca contains:
- the LOC124695109 gene encoding small nuclear ribonucleoprotein SmD3b-like; translated protein: MSRSLGIPVKLLHEAAGHVVTVELKTGEVYRGSMLDCEDNWNCQLHNPTFTAKDGRVTQLEHVFIRGVRVRFIIIPDMLRKAKMFERLEPRTKGKGSAFGVGRGRAVAMRARAAGGRGGGPVGRGGAPPMRT
- the LOC124697150 gene encoding uncharacterized protein LOC124697150; translated protein: MALQWMILACVVAAEAAVAALLTLPAPRAVRAQIVGLTSLILQPVACVLPFAAFQLLDIYWKQEHRLMCTTEVCTAEERVRFEKSIFKAQRNVILCVSAVLLYWCIYRICKINKDIKSLEEVEKRIKEE